The Pricia mediterranea genome includes a window with the following:
- a CDS encoding RNA polymerase sigma factor, which translates to MEKDETTELIERLKNGEEKAFIQLVDLYDRRLFGYALTLTNDHALAQDILQNVFLRTWVKRRKLPIATSSLQNFLFRSVYNEFINQYKKNRSTMVLEHKYFEALDKAVRLHSETSWEKVMARVTREIEMELLHLIGHKVEGRH; encoded by the coding sequence ATGGAAAAAGACGAAACAACGGAACTTATAGAACGATTGAAAAATGGGGAAGAAAAGGCGTTTATCCAACTGGTCGACCTATACGACCGCAGGCTGTTCGGTTATGCTCTGACCTTGACGAACGACCATGCCCTGGCGCAGGACATCCTCCAGAACGTGTTTTTGCGCACATGGGTAAAGCGTAGAAAACTGCCCATTGCTACCTCTTCCCTACAAAATTTTTTATTCAGATCCGTTTACAACGAATTTATCAACCAGTACAAGAAGAACCGTTCGACCATGGTCTTGGAACATAAATATTTCGAGGCGCTGGACAAGGCGGTACGATTACACAGCGAAACCTCTTGGGAGAAGGTCATGGCCCGGGTTACCCGGGAAATCGAAATGGAATTGCTACATTTGATTGGACATAAAGTTGAGGGACGTCACTAA
- a CDS encoding IS701 family transposase encodes MENIEDLYTDYLLSSFGQVTSTGLSSLLDGSISHDKITRHLSGGASGGKELWLSVKPFVKKYRTEDACIIFDDTIVEKPYSKVEGHNCYHFDHSKGINVKGINMLNCLYHSESEKGTVRCPVNYHLVAKLLHYCEISTKKEKRKATVTKNELFRDMVGQVVHNQLPFRYVLADSWFCSNDNMKFIHKKGKRFIFEIKANRLACRDGTERDNGRWKGIRETVAGDAPVEVYLKGLGIRVLLVRQVFTNKDGSTGERFLVSNDLGLDGAGFMAVYKKRWSVEEYHKGIKQNASAGRSPANSLKTRANHIFHSILAYVKLEKLRLANGTNHFAKRAKVYLAAVKAAYRELNRIKGIKVDYEPA; translated from the coding sequence ATGGAAAACATTGAAGATTTGTATACGGACTATCTGCTAAGCAGTTTTGGCCAGGTCACTTCCACCGGTCTGTCCTCGTTGCTGGACGGTTCGATCTCCCACGACAAAATAACCCGCCACCTGTCGGGCGGTGCCTCGGGCGGGAAGGAACTCTGGCTCTCGGTCAAGCCCTTTGTCAAGAAGTACAGGACGGAGGATGCCTGCATCATATTCGACGACACCATCGTCGAGAAGCCCTACAGTAAGGTCGAGGGGCACAACTGTTACCACTTCGACCACTCCAAGGGCATCAACGTCAAGGGCATCAACATGCTGAACTGCCTCTACCACAGCGAATCGGAAAAGGGCACCGTCCGCTGTCCGGTGAACTACCATTTAGTGGCCAAGCTCCTTCATTACTGCGAGATATCCACTAAAAAGGAAAAGCGAAAGGCCACGGTCACGAAGAACGAGCTCTTCAGGGACATGGTAGGGCAGGTCGTCCATAACCAACTGCCCTTCAGGTACGTCCTGGCCGACAGCTGGTTCTGTTCGAACGACAATATGAAATTCATCCACAAAAAGGGCAAACGTTTCATTTTCGAGATCAAGGCCAACCGCCTGGCCTGCCGCGACGGCACCGAAAGGGACAACGGGCGGTGGAAGGGGATAAGGGAAACGGTCGCCGGCGACGCCCCGGTGGAGGTCTACCTAAAGGGTCTTGGCATCAGGGTCCTTCTGGTCAGGCAGGTCTTTACGAACAAGGACGGCTCCACGGGGGAAAGGTTCCTGGTGTCCAACGACCTTGGCCTTGACGGTGCAGGGTTCATGGCGGTCTACAAAAAACGGTGGAGCGTCGAGGAATACCACAAGGGAATAAAACAGAACGCCTCGGCGGGCAGGTCGCCCGCAAATTCGTTGAAGACAAGGGCCAACCACATATTCCATTCGATCTTGGCCTACGTCAAGCTCGAGAAGCTCAGGCTGGCGAACGGCACCAACCATTTCGCCAAGAGGGCGAAGGTCTATCTGGCGGCCGTCAAGGCTGCATACAGGGAACTGAATAGGATAAAGGGAATCAAGGTCGATTACGAACCTGCGTAA
- a CDS encoding FecR family protein, producing the protein MKYLLHEASAENLDALSDWILVEANERIFETFVRSHYETITAMNEPDTDKIKEVLIKRMKRDKKVFRSRKARSLMKYAAVGLVFLALGYFFQQDRTKGNHPVKLVPKEETITITLDNGTIEALDPLANRKVKDAHGNIIGNQERSKMTYRKSVATVAKGTAPKKLVYNTLKVPYGKRFDVVLSDGTHVFLNSGTSLRYPVQFLKGFDRTVFLTGEAYFDVAKDREHPFTVHADELDIEVLGTQFNVSHYPEDTNINTVLVEGSVELHKKTGDAENGEGILLEPGFKAEWRKAGNDIAIENVDTDMYTAWVQGKLVFRNTSLWKIRQALERKYNVTIKNRNKDLEGQLFDASFDIETIEEVLESFNKSYAIEYKIEDNKVIIQ; encoded by the coding sequence GTGAAATACCTTTTGCACGAGGCATCGGCAGAAAATCTGGATGCGCTGTCCGACTGGATCTTGGTCGAGGCCAACGAGCGGATTTTTGAGACGTTCGTCCGGTCGCATTACGAAACCATCACTGCTATGAACGAACCGGATACGGATAAGATCAAGGAAGTCCTGATAAAAAGGATGAAGAGGGATAAAAAGGTCTTCCGTAGCCGAAAAGCCCGTTCGCTGATGAAATACGCCGCTGTGGGGCTCGTGTTCTTGGCGCTGGGTTATTTTTTTCAACAGGATCGGACGAAGGGTAATCATCCGGTCAAACTTGTTCCCAAGGAAGAAACCATCACCATCACGTTGGACAATGGAACCATTGAAGCCTTAGACCCCTTGGCGAACCGGAAAGTAAAGGATGCCCATGGAAATATAATCGGGAATCAGGAAAGGTCGAAAATGACCTATCGGAAATCCGTTGCCACTGTTGCCAAAGGAACCGCCCCCAAGAAATTAGTGTACAACACCTTAAAAGTGCCATACGGCAAACGTTTCGATGTGGTGCTGTCAGATGGCACCCATGTTTTTTTGAACTCGGGAACCTCCTTGCGGTATCCGGTGCAATTTTTAAAAGGATTTGATCGGACGGTATTCTTGACCGGGGAAGCCTATTTCGATGTGGCCAAGGACAGGGAACATCCCTTTACGGTCCATGCCGACGAACTGGACATTGAAGTTTTGGGCACCCAATTCAACGTATCCCATTATCCCGAGGACACAAATATCAATACAGTTTTGGTCGAGGGATCCGTGGAACTCCATAAAAAAACAGGAGACGCGGAAAACGGTGAAGGCATTTTACTTGAGCCCGGTTTCAAGGCCGAATGGCGAAAAGCGGGGAACGACATCGCCATAGAAAATGTTGATACCGATATGTACACCGCTTGGGTACAGGGCAAACTCGTTTTCCGTAATACCTCTTTATGGAAAATCCGACAAGCTCTGGAACGAAAATACAACGTCACCATAAAGAACCGGAACAAAGACCTTGAGGGGCAATTGTTCGATGCCTCTTTTGATATCGAGACCATCGAAGAGGTGTTGGAGTCGTTCAACAAAAGCTATGCGATCGAATATAAGATAGAAGATAACAAAGTGATTATTCAGTAA
- the scpA gene encoding methylmalonyl-CoA mutase produces the protein MERKNIQHIKLPENRDSISSVHNFEHLDFTAGTAPFLRGPYASMYVQRPWTIRQYAGFSTAEESNAFYRRNLKAGQKGLSIAFDLPTHRGYDSDHARVTGDVGKAGVAIDTVEDMKMLFEGIPLDEMSVSMTMNGAVLPTMAFYIVAAQEQGVPLKKLTGTIQNDILKEFMVRNTYIYPPAPSMQIVSDIFEYTSKHMPKFNSISISGYHMHEAGATAELELAYTLADGLEYIRTGLNAGLYIDHFAPRLSFFWGIGMDHFIEIAKLRAGRMLWAKLVKNFDPKNEKSMSLRAHSQTSGWSLTAQDPFNNVARTTIEAAAAVFGGTQSLHTNALDEAMALPTDFSARIARNTQLFLRDETKITKTVDPWAGSHYIEGLTHDLAHKAWALIQEVEDLGGMTEAIEAGIPKMRIEAAAAQKQARIDSGQETIVGVNRYRLDKEDELQILEVDTEQVRKEQLERLASVKRQRDNDAVETALKKLTAVAQRKMDISKDARASRAENDALERDGSESDSQEVAGKHRSLNATSPVSLESVNNVHGTDQNLLALAVEAAKVRATLGEISQALETAFGRHRAKIQSITGVYSKEIQENDSFKKARELSDRFAEQDGRRPRILIAKMGQDGHDRGAKVVATGYADLGFDVDIGPLFQTPAEAAKQAVENDVHILGVSSLAAGHKTLVPQVIRELGNYGRGDIRVIVGGVIPQQDYDFLLDSGVTAIFGPGSKLTDTAIEILEILLDP, from the coding sequence TCTGCGTGGGCCCTACGCCAGCATGTATGTACAGCGGCCTTGGACCATCCGGCAGTACGCGGGGTTTTCGACTGCCGAGGAAAGCAATGCCTTTTACCGGCGAAACCTGAAGGCGGGGCAAAAGGGACTCTCCATTGCCTTTGACCTGCCGACCCATCGGGGGTATGACAGCGACCACGCACGGGTCACCGGTGATGTGGGCAAGGCAGGCGTGGCCATAGACACCGTCGAGGATATGAAAATGCTCTTCGAGGGAATCCCCTTGGATGAAATGTCCGTTTCCATGACCATGAACGGAGCGGTACTGCCTACCATGGCCTTCTACATCGTGGCAGCACAAGAGCAGGGCGTGCCCCTGAAAAAATTGACCGGTACCATCCAAAACGACATCCTAAAGGAGTTTATGGTGCGCAACACCTACATCTACCCTCCCGCCCCATCGATGCAGATTGTGTCCGATATATTCGAATACACCAGCAAGCATATGCCCAAGTTCAATAGCATCAGTATTTCGGGATATCACATGCACGAGGCCGGCGCCACTGCCGAACTCGAACTGGCCTATACCCTGGCGGACGGATTGGAGTACATTCGCACAGGCCTAAATGCGGGATTGTATATCGACCACTTTGCACCGCGACTATCGTTTTTTTGGGGCATCGGGATGGACCATTTTATCGAAATCGCCAAATTGCGTGCCGGGCGGATGCTCTGGGCCAAGCTGGTGAAAAACTTCGATCCCAAAAACGAAAAATCGATGTCCCTCCGCGCCCACTCCCAGACCAGTGGATGGAGCCTCACCGCACAAGATCCTTTCAACAATGTGGCCCGTACCACCATCGAGGCGGCCGCTGCGGTTTTCGGAGGAACGCAAAGCCTGCATACCAATGCCTTGGACGAAGCGATGGCCCTGCCCACCGATTTTTCCGCCAGGATCGCCCGCAATACACAGCTTTTCCTGAGGGACGAAACCAAGATTACCAAGACCGTAGATCCTTGGGCAGGAAGCCACTATATCGAAGGCCTGACCCATGACCTGGCGCATAAAGCTTGGGCACTGATCCAGGAGGTGGAAGATCTGGGCGGCATGACGGAGGCCATCGAAGCGGGCATCCCGAAAATGCGCATCGAGGCGGCAGCGGCACAAAAACAGGCCCGGATAGACAGTGGACAGGAAACGATTGTCGGGGTGAACAGATACCGACTTGATAAGGAGGACGAATTACAGATTTTGGAAGTGGACACGGAACAGGTGCGAAAAGAACAACTTGAACGTTTGGCATCCGTTAAGAGACAGCGCGACAACGACGCGGTCGAAACCGCATTGAAAAAATTGACCGCTGTGGCCCAACGCAAAATGGATATTTCCAAAGATGCGAGAGCGTCCCGTGCAGAAAACGATGCCTTAGAAAGGGATGGCTCCGAATCCGATTCCCAAGAAGTTGCCGGCAAACACCGAAGCTTGAACGCTACCTCGCCAGTAAGCCTCGAATCGGTCAACAATGTGCACGGCACTGACCAAAATTTGTTAGCTTTAGCCGTCGAGGCGGCCAAGGTTCGGGCCACCTTGGGCGAAATCAGCCAGGCCCTGGAAACCGCTTTCGGCAGACATAGGGCTAAAATTCAATCCATTACCGGGGTGTATTCCAAAGAGATTCAAGAAAACGACAGTTTTAAAAAGGCCCGCGAACTCTCCGACCGCTTTGCGGAACAGGACGGTCGCCGGCCCCGCATCCTCATCGCAAAAATGGGACAGGACGGCCATGACCGCGGCGCGAAGGTCGTGGCGACCGGCTACGCCGACCTCGGTTTCGATGTCGATATAGGGCCCCTATTCCAAACCCCGGCCGAGGCAGCAAAGCAAGCGGTTGAAAACGATGTGCACATCTTGGGCGTTTCCTCCTTGGCGGCCGGACATAAAACTCTCGTGCCCCAAGTAATCAGGGAACTTGGGAATTATGGGCGTGGGGATATCAGGGTTATCGTTGGCGGGGTTATTCCCCAACAAGACTATGATTTTCTGCTCGATAGCGGGGTCACCGCGATATTCGGTCCGGGTTCTAAGCTTACGGATACCGCCATCGAGATTTTAGAGATATTATTAGATCCGTAG
- a CDS encoding DinB family protein, with protein MPNIIRKQLVKHLKGGQAFMPVDKLLEEITWDKLGVRPADLPYSFYEVFYHIYYTQNDILNFCKAESYSTPSWPDDYWPETQTPKNEQAWEKLVADFQSDREKLVSFLQAEKNALEKPVRHGKGDQTLIREMMLIIEHTAYHTGQLLVILRCLGLHTS; from the coding sequence ATGCCTAACATTATCCGTAAACAATTAGTTAAACACCTGAAAGGCGGCCAGGCCTTTATGCCAGTCGATAAGTTGCTGGAAGAAATCACTTGGGATAAGCTGGGCGTCCGTCCTGCTGATTTACCCTATTCTTTTTACGAGGTCTTTTACCATATTTATTATACGCAAAATGATATTTTAAATTTCTGTAAAGCCGAAAGCTATTCCACGCCCAGCTGGCCCGATGACTATTGGCCGGAAACCCAAACTCCAAAAAACGAACAAGCTTGGGAGAAATTAGTTGCCGATTTTCAAAGCGATCGGGAAAAATTGGTTTCTTTTTTGCAAGCCGAAAAAAATGCATTGGAAAAACCTGTGCGTCACGGAAAAGGCGATCAAACCTTGATTCGGGAAATGATGCTGATCATTGAACACACCGCTTACCATACTGGTCAGCTATTGGTCATTTTACGTTGTTTGGGTTTACATACTTCTTAG
- a CDS encoding sigma factor-like helix-turn-helix DNA-binding protein has product MPPKCREVFLLSRKEGLTNLEISEYLKVSIKTVEAHLTKAFEELRKKLGAEYRTFLFVLFGRKGLLG; this is encoded by the coding sequence TTGCCACCAAAATGCAGGGAAGTCTTCCTGCTAAGCAGAAAGGAGGGACTGACCAATCTGGAAATCTCGGAATACCTGAAGGTCTCGATAAAGACCGTGGAGGCACATCTGACCAAAGCGTTTGAGGAGCTACGAAAAAAACTGGGAGCGGAGTATCGAACGTTTTTGTTCGTTCTGTTCGGGAGAAAGGGACTGCTGGGCTAG
- a CDS encoding relaxase/mobilization nuclease domain-containing protein has protein sequence MIAKIIYGETCTGTLNYAFGKEGMRILGYGNTFSQSISRKFFGSVLHFQGQRNATKNRYAHISLNLPHGERLDDGTFLKISEEYMEKMGYGEQPYVTVRHTDTEHEHVHIVSTIVKEDGKVLEIFNSHRRSMATRQYLEKKYGLSPAPTTKQKRELPIYRSPGLLFGMDAEKGTKHYLQDVLNGINQKYKVRSFGELARLVKPYHIELRQTKNESGRVGVAYGLDNQKGYRTRFINGSEVHRGLSGPKLQKVFDIHSSSKLLPMHRKRLLKQIETTYGLFKTIHPNDLEDVLKEYQDIDRNWTKRKTVSRDL, from the coding sequence ATGATAGCAAAGATCATTTATGGCGAAACCTGTACGGGGACATTGAACTATGCCTTCGGAAAAGAAGGTATGCGAATACTCGGTTACGGCAATACATTTTCCCAAAGCATATCGCGGAAGTTCTTCGGGAGCGTGCTCCATTTCCAGGGACAGCGCAACGCCACCAAGAACCGCTATGCACATATCAGTCTGAACCTTCCGCACGGCGAACGCCTTGATGACGGTACGTTCCTTAAGATCTCCGAAGAGTACATGGAAAAGATGGGCTATGGGGAACAGCCCTATGTAACGGTAAGGCACACGGATACCGAGCACGAACACGTCCATATCGTATCCACCATCGTAAAGGAGGACGGAAAAGTACTCGAAATCTTCAACAGCCATAGAAGGAGCATGGCGACACGGCAGTATCTGGAAAAAAAATACGGCCTGTCCCCGGCACCGACGACAAAACAGAAAAGGGAACTCCCGATATACCGATCGCCGGGACTACTGTTCGGCATGGATGCGGAAAAAGGAACGAAGCATTATCTGCAGGACGTACTGAACGGCATCAACCAGAAATACAAGGTGCGTAGCTTCGGGGAACTGGCAAGATTGGTGAAACCTTACCATATCGAACTAAGACAGACCAAAAACGAATCCGGTAGGGTAGGGGTCGCCTATGGACTGGACAACCAAAAGGGCTACCGGACAAGGTTCATCAACGGCTCCGAAGTACACCGAGGGCTGAGCGGCCCGAAACTACAAAAGGTCTTCGATATCCATTCCAGCTCGAAGCTGTTGCCGATGCACCGCAAACGGCTGCTGAAACAGATAGAGACTACCTATGGCCTTTTCAAAACAATACATCCAAATGACCTAGAAGATGTGCTAAAGGAATATCAGGACATCGACAGAAACTGGACAAAAAGGAAGACGGTATCGAGGGATTTATAA
- a CDS encoding IS3 family transposase (programmed frameshift), translated as MRRKARHYTDEFKQKAVELTYARGSIVEICRELDIPRSVLGRWRKEMGELGPNSFPGRGNAKMTDEQKEIGRLEKRLRDAELERDIPKKGHWHLLRERQEIYRFIKDHKKEFPVGKMCKVFKVSRSGFYAWQNHMPSKRDNENRMLLCEIMRVHERSKASYGSPRMTDELRARGFDVSRPRVARLMRKNGIRAVHAKKFVVTTDSKHRYPVVENKLDRDFSAGESGRAWVSDITYVKTAKGWLYLTVVLDLFDRKVLGWSQSDDLCAEKTTVAAWKMAVVNRPPSKKLIFHSDRGIQYACHDFVNLLDSYKCVERSMSRKGNCWDNAVAESFFKTIKVELIYRNGYREKKEAALSIFEWIETWYNRNRRHSALGNMTINEFEKSMQLKNVA; from the exons ATGAGAAGAAAAGCAAGACATTACACTGATGAGTTCAAGCAAAAGGCCGTGGAACTGACCTATGCACGCGGTAGCATCGTTGAGATCTGCCGTGAACTTGACATCCCCAGATCTGTACTGGGCAGATGGAGAAAGGAGATGGGCGAACTCGGCCCCAACAGTTTTCCGGGCCGTGGCAACGCGAAAATGACCGATGAACAAAAAGAGATAGGCCGGTTGGAGAAACGCCTGAGGGACGCGGAACTTGAACGCGACATCC CTAAAAAAGGCCATTGGCATCTTCTCCGCGAGCGACAGGAAATCTACCGGTTCATAAAGGACCACAAAAAGGAATTCCCTGTCGGGAAGATGTGCAAAGTCTTCAAGGTAAGCAGAAGCGGATTTTATGCATGGCAGAACCATATGCCCTCGAAGCGCGACAACGAGAACCGGATGTTGCTTTGCGAAATAATGCGTGTGCACGAACGGAGCAAGGCCAGTTACGGGAGCCCCCGTATGACCGATGAGCTCAGGGCCCGTGGGTTCGATGTGTCCAGGCCACGGGTGGCCAGGTTGATGAGGAAAAACGGGATACGGGCGGTCCACGCCAAAAAGTTTGTGGTAACGACCGATTCCAAACACAGGTATCCGGTGGTGGAAAACAAACTGGACAGGGACTTCTCCGCCGGGGAAAGCGGCCGGGCATGGGTATCGGACATCACCTATGTAAAAACGGCCAAGGGGTGGCTTTACCTGACCGTTGTCCTGGACCTTTTTGACCGTAAAGTACTGGGCTGGTCGCAAAGCGACGATCTGTGCGCGGAGAAAACCACGGTGGCAGCATGGAAAATGGCAGTTGTCAACCGTCCGCCCTCAAAGAAACTGATCTTTCATTCGGACAGGGGCATACAATATGCCTGCCATGATTTTGTCAATTTACTGGACAGCTACAAATGTGTTGAAAGGAGCATGAGCAGAAAAGGAAATTGTTGGGACAATGCCGTGGCCGAGAGCTTCTTTAAGACCATAAAGGTCGAACTCATCTATAGAAACGGCTACCGGGAGAAAAAGGAAGCTGCGCTATCGATATTCGAATGGATCGAAACATGGTACAACAGGAACAGGAGACACTCCGCTCTTGGTAATATGACAATCAATGAATTTGAGAAATCAATGCAACTTAAAAATGTAGCTTAA